GGTTGCATCTCTTGGAGGTTCAAGATattacatcactttcattgatgattcaagcagaaaggtatgggtttattttctgaaaaataaatctgatgtatttgaaacttttaagaagtggaaggtcatgttgagacagaaacaggtttgaaagtaaaatatttgAAGTCAGATAATGAAGAAGAATACATAGATGAAGGGTttagtgagtattgtgctgcataaggaattaggatggagaagaccattcctgggacaccaTAGCAGAATTGTGTGGCTAAGTGCATGAACAAAACTCTTAATGAgtgtgctaggagtatgaggttgcatgctggactactAAAACTTTCTGGACTGATGCTGTTAACATTACAGCTTACCTTATAAACTGAGGACCATtagttcccatggagttcagactttCTAAGGAGATTTTGAGTGGTAAAGGAGTAaagttttcacatttaaaagtttttggttgtgtttcttatactcatattgattctgatgctcgtagtatACAtaatgcaaagtctaaaatatgttttttcattagctgtggtgatgagaaatttggctataggttttaggatgaacaaaacaagaaaatcatcagaagtaaaaatgtgatatttaatgaacaggttatgtacaaggatAGGTCAACTGTGGTGTCAAATGTTATAGAGattgatcaaaagaaatctgaatTTGTCAatttagatgaattgactgaaagtACTGTCCAAAAAAGGGGtgaaaaagataaagagaatgTAGATTCACAGGTAGATTAGAGTACATCTGTAGCTGAAGTTCGTAGATCTTCCAGGACCATTAaacctccacagcgttattcacccactctaaattatctcTTGTTGACTGATGATGGTGAGCTAGAATGTTATGAAAAAGCCTTGCAGGATGAAAATTCAAGCAAGTAGGAGTTAACcttgaaggatgagatggattccttgttagGGAATCAAACATGGGAATTGACTGAACAGCCAATACAAAAGAAgactttgcacaacaagtgggtatacagaataaatgATGAGCATGATGGCAGCAAgcgttacaaggccagattagttgtcAAAGGGTTCTAGCAAAAGAAGGGCATTGACTACTCAGAGATATTTTTTCCAGTTGTGAAAATGTCAACCATTAGACTGGTATTGagaatggtggctgcagaaaacttacatcttgagcaaTTAGATGTGAAGACGGCATtctttcatggtgacttggagaaagacatttacatgattcagccagaagggttcattgtttagggacaagagaatctagtctgcaaactgagaaagagcttgtatggcctaaaacaagctccaagacaatggtacaagaaatttgacagtttcatgTATAAAATtaggttcaagagatgtgaagctgatcactgttgctatgttaagtactttgacaattcttatatcattttactgttgtatgtggatgatatacTCATTGCAGGGTCTAgtattgaggagattaataatctaaAGAAGTAATTGTcaaaacagtttgcaatgaaggatttgggagctgcaaagcaaatccttggtatgagaatcattagagacaaggctaatagTACATTAAAGTTTCACAGTCAAAGTATGTGAAAAAAAGTTCTtagcaggttcaacatgaatgaagttaaaccagtgagcacacccttgggcagtaatttcaaactaagcaaagaacagtcaccgaagacagaagaagaaatggaccatatgagcaaggtgccttatgcctcagctattggcagcttgatgtatgctatggtgtgtacaaggccagatATTGCACATGCAatgggagttgtgagcagattcataAATAGGCCAGGAAATCaacattgggaggcagtcaagtggattcttAGATATCTGAATGGTTCATCAAATACATGTTTTTACTTCataggtgcaagtttgaaattgcagggttatgtagatgctgattttgctggtgatattaaTAGTAGAAAAAGTACTACTGAGTTTGTATTTACTttgggtggtacagctatatcatgggccCCAAATCTACAAaaaattgttactttgtctattACAGAAGTTGAGTATGTTGCAGtaactgaagctggaaaggagatgatttggctacatggcttcttagatgaattggataagaagcaggagatgagcattctacacagtgacaatcagagtgcaatctttcttgccaaaaatttgacttttcattcaaagtcgaagcatatacaaataaaatacctctttatccgttaccttgttgaaaATAAGCTAGTAATACTTGAGAAAATTTATGAATCTAAGAATCCGGCGggcatgttgactaagggtgtcactattgagaagctGAAGCTGTGTGAAGCTTTagttggtcttctagcttgaggacaggaggatgagttgcagggatggGGGATTGTTTTTTGGAGGATTGtggttgatgttggtgattgaactTGTCTCCAAGTGAGAGATTTGCTGGGTTTTGTGGAGTCTAATTATGTTTGATTTGGTTGACGACTTAACCCAACCTGAATAATATTGTGTGATTTTTAATGaaagattttttgaaatttagtcCATGGAGCACTCATGGACAAGCCTTTTGAGGGTCCGAGAGCAACGcccccagaaaaaaaaattttgcactGTTCTGTAGCCCATTGTAAATCCTATGCGTAGGAtgtaaaaaacacaattttgatGATTAAGGtttgttgttgtaatttttaagagagaagaaaaattgtaCTACCGCACTTatatttttccctgataatagtgaaatccttaCAACTCTATGGacataggcaaattgccgaaccacataAAGACTATCTTGTGTgtatgtgattatttttttttagcgtgtgttttctctatttttgtttctcacaggctTGGGAATTTCGGGTTAATTCTCTTCAGAACACACTAAAAACTAAGACTCAAATACATGTCAAATGTGTTTTGAACtcaaatattttaatacataaaaatatgacccTTCCAAATTTCAACGTGACACCTAACATGGACTTTGAAAAACTCGCTCAATTGGTATGAGTtcaactatgttatattaactactcattcCTCTCATCATTATTGATTAATGTAAAATTTCACTTACATATGTATATCCAACAACTTCATGGTGTTTTCAACATCAATTATTGCACTCAACATCAAGTATGAGCTCATATACGCTGTCCCATACATTCCCCCATTTTTGCTAAACAAAACACATTtgcagaatatatatatatatatatatatatggcataAAATTGTTGCCCTTCAGTCACGACTTGGGTTAAAGCCATTGACAGTCATTCCACCATCAACGCAAATAATCTGGCCAGTGGTATAAGATGATGCTGGCATGCACAGGAATGCTACCAAAGATGAGACCTCCTCTACTTCTCCTATGCGCTTCAATGGAGTGCGAGAAATGACCTCTTCCTTATATTCTGTATCCTCGAGCACCTGAGAAGAAAGAAGACATAAGTTGCCAAAAGGAGAATGTGGATCATATAAAAGTGTGTTCCATAGGTGGGATCTCATAAGTCCCACCAATCACAGATGCTAAACTACCAgtcttaggggaaattattccATATACTATGTATTGCACCGTCATCTCAAGTAAAGTGTGCGGTGTGCCGACACTCATATGAAAGGAGGGTATAATAAATTGGATGCACCGCATAATTTCATAACTGTAGTAGGAAATCACATCACATAATTGAAAGGAGCcacttatataattttatctcaaaaaaatacaTGTTAGTGTATCGATCATGGAATAATTTAAGtagaaaaagttaaaactgcAACATCACCAGGCTCGGCGGTACGTTATAgtcaggggttcaaatgaaccccctgacctgaaattttttttttttttatatatatataaaatatttataaaaaaaaaattgttttgaatcCCCTCAATACAAATTTGCACACCCTCACCGTGTCCATGAAcctgatccttttttttttttttttaagcccagCTTAAACTCcggaaaaataaagaagtccaacagaaaattttagtctttaatctcaaaaataaaaagcccataaatcaaattttaaaaaatcataaataaaaaaagggccAAATAAAACCTAAGAATTTGCAACTGTCTAGCCTCTAAAATCTCTTACTATCCTTCTTCACTCTCCAAACCCAAAGGAAAAAGGCTGCCTCTgcttcacacacacaaaatctgCCGCTGTGTAGCCTCCACGATCTACCGTCACTTGATCTGCCACGCTTGATCTGGTTTTTCagctctctatttctctttttctttcactGTGAgagtttgtttatattgtttttgATATACTTTCCCCAAATCTATGTGAGTGAATCACCATGTGCGTGTGGAGTTATACTGTTATggtcttttgatttttttttttttgtttgagttttgaatctttgagaccgagtgtgtgtgttttgggagggggggggggttctgTGGGTTACAGTGTTCTTCTGATTTTTGTGGTTGACTGGTTGAGTTTTGAGTCTTTGAGGGAGTCTGACCGTATGTGTGGGtctgttgggggggggggggtggggtgttAATGGGTTATAGTGtctggaggtttttttttttttttttttttagccataGTGTTTTGAGTTTCTTTACTGGTACTGTAAGTGTTTGGATTGATTTGATATAAAGTTATGAGCTTGTCTTTTGCACTTTAACTATTTGACTAAATTTGAATTGTAaacttattaattaaagaattgcaaaaaaatcacttaacaacaacaattaatatgttatagtgtattagaaaaaaaaaatatcaaataaacttatagtttgttttttattcttttgctagtaCTATAGGAGATCAGTGAATGAATGATTGTTTGACTATGTACATTGAAAAAGATATAGCTCGTAAGATTGATAATAAATTTATCATGCAAcggtttcaaaatatgaaatatcgTAGAAAACAATTGTagaatttcatgttttttttcaaatctcttttgttttagattttatataatttatgtttcttattgaCCCTaaacaaaaatcctaggccGCCCCTGAACATGACAATTTGTGACCAGTGGACTAATCAGTTAACACCAGACAAATTGCTTGTTCTGGACCTGTTGGTTAGAGACGTAAGTGCCAACTACAAAGCAAAGTGATTGAGGCAAAAGAAATTTACATTGTCCACTAGAGGTGTTTTGATGTACCATGGCGCCACAGAATTGGTCCTGATATGCCCATTCACATGCCAAATTCTTTGTGAGCTGATTCATTGCTCCTGAAAAATATGAAGTGAGAAAACCGATCATAATTAGGAACACAGTACTCTCATCCCTACTCCATATATAGCTAGGGGACTAGGTAGTAATGAGTGAATGAATATCAGATATCTGTAAGatgatttttcacttttttttttcttttttgcattcTTATACATACTTTTTAGTTGCTGAATAAACAGACAAATTTTTTAACGAAACCACCCCAGCAACAGAGGAGATAAACACAATGCTTCCTGCTCCAGACGCCTTCAAAAGGGGGTGTGCAAGTTGGGAAAGGTGGTAAGCAGATCCAAAGTTCGTTCCGAAAATAGTAGAGAATTCTTCAGCCGTGTactctgtaaggttgaatttattcaaccatctaattggctttatttcgtaccaaatttgcttataattcagcatttagtaaccctgtatttaggtgggtttgatgtaagggtagtgagtgagatagagtgagattgctcaagagtgtgcaagaaaacagggactcgcggctgcaagctgccagacgcagcacacgtgccaagcatgctggaagatgaacagtcatacaagctggagcactacaggacaaaacaggacaactggccatacggttatctcgcgactggatctcgcgacttagtcaagccgcgagccacccctgttttgtaaaacctgacgtttcacattcctctcccactccagtataaataccccttttacccacgattgtgagagagcttccagagagatttttgagagagaaaccctaaagaaaaacaagattgattcacccacaatctataccttagagtctcttcaaattcctcaactctcttcctctccattgtcaaatccttgagaggcattataccaaacctgattctcaccattatcattactgtgagagagctgtttggatttctgggaagcagttaggaaggaaccaatcttcattggttgatgctacggtctagtagcggaatctgggaagctagaaaagaaaaagattcggcgcaacctcgttggagcaagaagcttggagggcttaggtgcactgggtagattaggcttggaaggtctattgctgtccatgtatcccaactgtattttctagtggattgtttaccgcttggagggcggcggagaggttttacgccgagggtttcggtttcctcttcgataacacatcgcgtgttgtctttgtgtttgcatcttccttcctctctatctttgcctttttattatctgctgtgaattgtattttgttttggcttagatagtttttaaccaatttcatattatagcatatgttaagtttccgcacactagttgtttgacatattgcttgtattggttaagttgtaatttgggggtctaaacgtttgcgagagtgcttttttctttagcacacaggcctaaggatcctgggccaaatagttgtattttggtggactgggcttggttcaccgcagctaaatatgggttgattacgaaccaagttgtgcgcaagtcatataaatctcctcaaggcaaaaatgcgattcctcctaagcaataaaataccattataagtgttttagtatcataaaaggatcctttactcttacaaaacaagtaaaagatattcataatattcacaatgagaaagagattgaaatagaatatttaaggcttatcttttatcgtataaacattttaaagaattccttcacttggtaccccgggcgtactgtcgtgggatcccgagGCGTATTAGGCCAGTAAAAACCCAGAATCTCTAGTTCTCTGCactattaggatatatatatatatatatatatattaatacacatacatatatgtaagtgaattttatgagaatgattcagccacgaggatcctggccccaattctcacagacttacgcttttgcacaagacttgtgggatttggaactcaagtccgagtggctttgcttgggcagggactcagctttacaagcaagaatatatatgtattgagcagcaagaagcagtaaagaaatatgcaaagtaattgttagaaattctcaaatcaatatgagatatttcattatttttcttgattgtggattacaaatgtgctcactaagacgtgatacaaggttcaaataagttcaaaaattacagactttgatggctattcaagcctctaagacttgcaaagtttgaatccttttgaatccaagtatgtgctatagtggctgtttctgggataccgggagacattcctctgtttttcttaaattttacagagttctaatgactctgttatgatattcttcctactgaaaatcctctgtctcttcaacatgggttttctattccttttatagtgtgttttctagggttccatggtactagtgatttctctcttttgcccctcagagctcgtgctgtgacagttgctcaagggctggtctcttcccctttttctcatggttttcatcttttaatactgtttctctaaaagtcacttgctgactttccattccggggcgtcctagccttcaatctctcttccttcaagatttctcacttttcagaCTCAGCTGCGTTTGTATTTCCTTgctgtcattattcccaaatagttggaatcttttactgctgggttgaaagttctcttccagttgcttctacgtatgattttctcattcttggttccttgtggtacagctcctttgttcatgaatgtttgctttatactttctaattctttgctgcaccagtgggtacttgagaaggacatctctattcttcatttcttgtatttcgtggtacctttgagttgtctcaatcctACAGCAGCTGTcctgcattacctgaggatcTCGGGCCtttggcagcctctgggtatcccggcccagttctttcactgaattttgctggactttttgatgacctttttgctggaaatctgaatataaattgggccttctttacttttcatggaatgggcttttttgtgaaattttagccttcaacaacgttcaaaggtgtttatacacgttttttgaactttcatactCAATTGCTGGTTTCCATATAGCGGTCCCAACATTATTCACCTAAATCCAGAAATTGAAGCACAGTATTTCAATTACAAATTCAGTAGAGAATTGGAATATCTTATAACACTCAATAATATAGAAGAAATGCAATGGAGTACTCGAGTGCTTGTTCGGaagcatttattttcattaatttattgtgCTTCGAAAAAAAGTTAGGCAATAGTATAATtgtacttcaaaaaataaaaaataaaaataatttatacaatccaaataaaattaaataaatttatatatatgacaaACGATCTTTCATGATAAGAATCATTGTGAAAATCAGATGAACAAAAATAATGGGTAAAATGCAAAAATCAAATTGTAAATTACTCTTTAAACCTTAGAGTTTTtgttatatttcatttaaactttaaactttcaaaagtttcatttaaaccttaaaatttctaaaaacatttCATTTAAACCTTCTATCACATTTTCTTTGTAAATGCTATTAAACATCACATGACTAGCtagttaaaatataatttatttcaaacttgAAGTTGAAAtgaaacatttaaaattttaaggtatAAATAAGAGATACCCAAAACTTAAAGTTTGGAAagtaatttacccaaaaaggATTATCTGGTATAGGGAGTGTAGAGTTTAGAGATTGTAtagaaaataaatcatatcactATCACCTTgttattttaagcaaaaaaccaACATGATCAAGTTAATCAAATTCACTATTATGTTGGGTGAAACTTAGATACACTTTCTTAGGTGTTGCAACTTAagtttctcaattaaattcaacaatggcattccccaaaaaaaaaaaatcaataatatgtaTGCATTAACCAATTAGTGcagtaaaaataatattacacttTCTTAGGACAATTAAATTTGGCTATATGGTTCATTGTTTAATGCATCTAGATAGtcaaatttaattacaaaaataaattatattacttaAGGAATtctacctaagttttgtcctcaTGTTATTACATTATTCAATAGACCATCTTGCGTATCACTAATTCAAGCAAAATATTCaaatcatagttttaaaaactgaacCAACTTGTTCAACCAAGAAGATTGAATTCCATATCTCTCTTATTCGATGACAAGCaatattttaccaattgagctaataTGGTATAGGActtaataatgataataacaacaataataagttTATTGCACACAGGGTGTGTGTGTTTAAACCTATACCTTCAGTGAttctctcaaaataaaaataaaaaagctgaAAAACACTAATGAAGAAAATAGGTCTCCAAAGCTACATGGATGAAGGACAACTCACTAGGATGTTAAGCATTACATTAAATACAGAGGAGACAGACTCCATTAGCTTCTCTCTTTGGGCTTTAGACGATGCATCACAGACTGAACCACAAACCACAAACCCTTTATCTTCCAAAGCCTTTAAGCATCCATTTAGCTCAGCTTCATTTCGAGAACAAGTATGTACTCTTGCGCCTAGTTTGGCCAGCTCCTCCACAATAGCATACCTgaacaaaatcaaaaagatTTTGATACTTGACTATTTAATTCAGACCCTTTGAAGTGGaacatggagagagagagagagagaagaacccGATTCCTTTTGTTCCACCAGTTACAAGAGCGCTCATTCCCTTAAGTGACCATCTGTTATCTGCCAAACCCATTGCTTTCCTAACACTCTTCCCTCTCTAACAGAAATAATAAGCAAAGAAACCAACTGATTCAATGATGACAATCATGACATTtagagaagaataaaaatacaaaataaatcatGAAAGAAGGAAGCCAAAGCAAGTTTTGAGTATTCGTCCATCCAATATATCTAGTATTATTAGTAGATACTCTATTTTTGTCTATAATTTAAGAAGTTTTATCTTCAtctctgaaaattttaaaacgaCATCTCAATATTTCATCCTTTCATCCactttcatcaaattttttgtcaatagaatatatattttgacaagaataacaaagaatagaacattttaaattttcatgatgaaaataaaatattttaactcAAAGACGAAATAGAACATGTGCtatatttttaaagtaaaaataaaattttagccTACAAAATAAGAAGCTTCAAACATTTAAAATCTCAAAGAAATTGAGCTTCAAGCTTTAAGTATGTATTTAAATTGCCTTGTCAAATATAACCATAAATTTTGCACACAAGAAGGAGATCGTCCATCTCACATATGCTTTAATTGATCTCACTTTCTGCATCGAAATAAAGAAACCAAAAGAGTTTTctataaatttcaaataaataaataaaaattggtacCTGGAACACTTCACTAGGCACTTCTCTTAATTAACTTACAATTTCCACACTGATATACTGTGGGGTGACCGATTTATATAGGCGAAAGAAAAACAAGCCTACTTCTATCACCTACATGCACCaaggcctctctctctctctctctctctctgtgtaaaatagaaaaagctcCACATTTTACCCAACCAATTaacctcaaaattttcttacaTCAACCAACGTAAAGTTGtacaaaaatccatttttgctacaataattatgtatatacatggttactataactttatatttcattattttaattttctctctctgaagataataatttcaaaaaactaaaaataattatttaaataaaatagtgtgGGGCCAGAGAGCTTATGACCCGGCTCACTTTCCATTAGGACCcaaggcccgtgccgaggagagtaATTGCCAATGACAAATaatgaaagaccaaatagcctagagatgcagccgaggataaccctgtcctcggcatcccaggACTTAAAAGGGAAGAACAACATGTCATCAAAGACAGCCTCCGAAGCGCccccagaagaaaaggcgagtagaatgggactcacATGGGGGTACAGagtgggagtggttcaaggaaaagacgtcacctccgcattgaatgcggcAACAAACGTTCTAGCCATATTGATGGGAAAAaactcctgaacagtgtggcttcggttattgcaactaatagaaagtagGGAGAGGCGGCGGATGGGACGGGTACTTGAGTaggtacctgcctgatcaacagatggagggctaggatcaaccgacaagggctatataatgtgaaggctTATGCgccaaaaaagggggggggCCTGAAACAAGGGTACCCagaaaagggaaaggaagaATAAGAACATAAAGCTTCATGGACAAGATCCACGGACAACCTTAGCTCACCTCTATGCGTCCACCATGAGTACCATGAttaaccaccgtccggtgaccaaaaCCTAGCcttcaagcccacgctctacaaattatattgtttgggcccttaacgtacgaacccaataccatttttggggtcgttacaaattgagtccttacaattggcgccgtctgtggggaaggcttatGCGTTGGTACAGGCGGTGGTAGGATCGAGCTCCTGTCAAACAAGGGCCTGCGAAAGCCCCTCCATCACTTCCAGCCACCTGTTGTTGTTGCCAtaatataaagttccactaggggcttcGCTTCGAAGCACCAGTGGCAcgggcagttctaggggcttccatcATCAAGTCAACGCCCCACACCTTGGCCGAGGGCTAATCCtcgaaacttaaagaaaatctaagttttggacaaaaccaaggtattgcatggtcatcggcctcaaatctatggggaaaccaactacttaaagaaaatctaagttttggatagaattaaggtattgc
The Quercus lobata isolate SW786 chromosome 10, ValleyOak3.0 Primary Assembly, whole genome shotgun sequence DNA segment above includes these coding regions:
- the LOC115965680 gene encoding tropinone reductase homolog At5g06060-like isoform X2 codes for the protein MGLADNRWSLKGMSALVTGGTKGIGYAIVEELAKLGARVHTCSRNEAELNGCLKALEDKGFVVCGSVCDASSKAQREKLMESVSSVFNVNNVGTAIWKPAIEYESSKNVYKHL
- the LOC115965680 gene encoding tropinone reductase homolog At5g06060-like isoform X1 codes for the protein MGLADNRWSLKGMSALVTGGTKGIGYAIVEELAKLGARVHTCSRNEAELNGCLKALEDKGFVVCGSVCDASSKAQREKLMESVSSVFNVMLNILVNNVGTAIWKPAIEYESSKNVYKHL